From Deferrisoma camini S3R1, the proteins below share one genomic window:
- a CDS encoding B12-binding domain-containing radical SAM protein, whose protein sequence is MRILFVEPCPPRPHVFSRIRLPRLGPVLLATILRDRGHETRVVVEEVRPLRDEDLEWADVVGISSLTTTAARAYHWADRARSRGKFVFMGGPHPTFLPDEALDHADAVVRGEGDVTVPELVAALEEGRGFGEIAGVSFRADGVTVHTPDRPLIEDLDGLPTPDFSLVENWSGRRVTPVSTSRGCPFRCRFCSVIPMFGARYRFQSARRVLEDLEAYSRTTDHVFFCDDNFAANRRRTREICEGILERGFPLEWSAQVRVDLARDRDLVRLMARAGCWCVFVGLESVNPRTLEAYDKRQTVDDIRKAVATFRQAGIWVHGMFVLGADTDDPDTVRQTVRFAREAGIETVQFLALTPTPGTGLYDDMVAQGRILTRRWDLYDGHHVVFEPAQFTAPELQREITRATVRFYSLRRVTQAALRARWLEAAVALHAWHHARQFRRRERPFARDLRLHLVHHRAGLREILGSRRVRRLALPTLGVPPEQLRLLRRIAEGLRLQIVEMAESPEALLRRLATPPAPADVVVVPARPDLLPAGSRTGDLWTTRIGHVPVLGLPSDPAAFRRACRNLALGLARSARRGLRAYRRAVAAPRTGRGRGV, encoded by the coding sequence GTGCGCATCCTGTTCGTGGAACCGTGCCCCCCCCGCCCCCACGTGTTCAGCCGAATCCGCCTGCCCCGCCTCGGCCCGGTGCTCCTGGCCACGATCCTCCGCGATCGGGGGCACGAGACCCGGGTGGTGGTGGAGGAGGTCCGCCCCCTGCGCGATGAGGACCTGGAGTGGGCCGACGTGGTGGGGATCTCGTCCCTGACCACGACGGCCGCCCGGGCCTACCACTGGGCCGACCGGGCCCGAAGCCGCGGCAAGTTCGTGTTCATGGGCGGCCCCCACCCCACGTTCCTGCCGGACGAGGCCCTGGACCATGCGGACGCGGTAGTCCGCGGGGAGGGGGACGTGACCGTGCCGGAGCTTGTGGCGGCCCTGGAGGAGGGCCGCGGGTTCGGGGAGATCGCCGGGGTTTCGTTCCGTGCGGACGGCGTGACCGTGCACACGCCGGACCGGCCCCTGATCGAGGACCTGGACGGGCTGCCCACCCCGGACTTCTCCCTGGTGGAGAACTGGAGCGGCCGGCGGGTGACCCCGGTGTCCACCAGCCGGGGCTGCCCGTTCCGGTGCCGGTTCTGCTCGGTGATCCCCATGTTCGGGGCCCGGTATCGGTTCCAGTCGGCCCGCAGGGTGCTCGAGGACCTCGAGGCGTACTCGCGCACCACGGACCACGTGTTCTTCTGCGACGACAACTTCGCCGCGAACCGCCGCCGCACCCGCGAGATCTGCGAGGGCATCCTCGAGCGTGGATTCCCGCTGGAGTGGTCGGCCCAGGTCCGGGTGGACCTGGCCCGGGACCGGGACCTGGTCCGCCTCATGGCCCGGGCCGGCTGCTGGTGCGTGTTCGTGGGCCTCGAGTCGGTGAACCCTCGCACCCTGGAGGCCTACGACAAGCGGCAGACCGTGGACGACATCCGCAAGGCGGTGGCCACGTTCCGGCAGGCCGGGATCTGGGTCCACGGCATGTTCGTGCTGGGGGCCGACACGGACGACCCGGACACGGTGCGCCAGACGGTGCGATTTGCCCGGGAGGCGGGCATCGAGACCGTGCAGTTCCTGGCCCTCACCCCCACCCCGGGCACGGGCCTGTACGACGACATGGTGGCCCAGGGCCGGATCCTGACCCGGCGCTGGGACCTGTACGACGGCCACCACGTGGTGTTCGAGCCGGCCCAGTTCACCGCCCCGGAGCTCCAGCGGGAGATCACGCGGGCCACCGTGCGCTTCTATAGCCTTCGCCGGGTCACCCAGGCGGCCCTGAGGGCCCGGTGGCTCGAGGCCGCGGTGGCGCTGCACGCCTGGCACCACGCCCGACAGTTCCGGCGCAGGGAGCGGCCCTTCGCCCGGGACCTGCGGCTGCACCTGGTGCACCACCGGGCGGGCCTGCGCGAGATCCTCGGCAGCCGCCGGGTGCGGCGGCTGGCCCTGCCGACCCTGGGGGTCCCGCCCGAGCAGCTCCGTCTGCTGCGTCGCATCGCCGAGGGGCTTCGCCTGCAGATCGTGGAGATGGCCGAGTCTCCCGAGGCCCTGCTGCGGCGCCTGGCGACCCCCCCGGCCCCGGCCGACGTGGTGGTGGTGCCCGCCCGGCCCGACCTGCTGCCCGCCGGCAGCCGCACGGGCGACCTGTGGACCACCCGGATCGGTCACGTGCCGGTACTCGGGCTCCCCTCGGACCCGGCCGCGTTTCGAAGGGCGTGCCGGAACCTGGCCCTGGGGCTGGCGCGGAGCGCCCGGCGAGGGCTCCGGGCCTACCGCAGGGCGGTGGCAGCCCCTCGCACCGGCCGGGGCCGGGGCGTTTGA
- a CDS encoding FG-GAP repeat domain-containing protein: MLRFRIRWLAIVLLLVPGWAGAGDTRVVVLPFEVYNAPDLEPLRPGLEAMLAGRLDGPGYSVVQGAEPRPSDWTVRTTITRLGSTYSVDGALVPSAESPAEGARSYRTVGAPDEILPALEALAQELRAHLTRNLPAPAPAAPTPARVPREPPPAAAPAPPTTQPAAAPPTSGIQAAVASPRVGPLVDGNALGLAAADLDSDGTTEIVVLGDQVLTGYRDTGTRFERLWEVPVPPGITPACISAADLDGNGRPELFVAGMNGTQPTSQALEWFGSALASKGERIPGFARAADPSAPVVLVAPRGTGKDLFSGRIRTLRWGGAGYVAGDPLPLPAAALPANADRVRLAPTTLGWAVTTQGDRLRLYDDQGNQIFESADAVKGSRVALQGEERIRDYQDQDFYRVHGRTLSRLSPGNAPEFVLFKNYGSLSRVFRRIASYSHAQLLVWRWDGLTMVPVAEGPKVPGALVDLDWDPASPGQRVYALLVQSEGTLFRKDRHRILVYEFR, from the coding sequence ATGCTTCGTTTCCGCATCCGGTGGCTCGCCATCGTTCTGCTGCTGGTTCCCGGGTGGGCCGGGGCCGGGGACACCCGGGTCGTGGTCCTCCCCTTCGAGGTGTACAACGCGCCGGACCTGGAGCCCCTGAGGCCGGGCCTGGAGGCCATGCTGGCCGGCAGGCTGGACGGGCCGGGCTACTCGGTCGTCCAGGGGGCCGAACCCCGACCGTCGGACTGGACCGTGCGGACCACCATCACCCGCCTCGGGTCCACCTACAGCGTGGACGGAGCGCTGGTCCCGTCGGCCGAGAGCCCGGCCGAGGGGGCTCGCTCGTACCGCACGGTGGGGGCTCCGGACGAGATCCTGCCGGCCCTGGAGGCCCTGGCCCAGGAACTCAGGGCCCATCTCACCCGAAACCTCCCCGCGCCGGCCCCGGCCGCCCCGACCCCGGCTCGGGTCCCCCGTGAGCCCCCCCCTGCCGCGGCACCGGCCCCCCCGACCACCCAGCCGGCTGCCGCGCCCCCGACGTCGGGGATCCAGGCCGCCGTGGCCTCGCCCCGGGTGGGCCCCCTGGTCGACGGCAACGCCCTGGGGCTCGCGGCGGCCGACCTGGACAGCGACGGAACCACGGAGATCGTGGTCCTGGGCGACCAGGTCCTGACCGGATACCGGGACACGGGGACCCGGTTCGAGCGACTCTGGGAGGTGCCGGTGCCCCCGGGCATCACCCCCGCGTGCATCTCGGCCGCGGACCTGGACGGCAACGGCCGGCCGGAGCTGTTCGTGGCGGGCATGAACGGCACCCAGCCCACCAGCCAGGCCCTGGAGTGGTTCGGGTCGGCCCTGGCCTCCAAGGGCGAACGGATCCCCGGCTTCGCCCGGGCGGCCGACCCCTCGGCCCCGGTGGTGCTCGTGGCGCCGCGCGGCACGGGCAAGGACCTGTTCTCCGGGCGGATCCGCACGCTTCGGTGGGGTGGGGCCGGATACGTGGCCGGAGACCCGCTCCCCCTCCCGGCCGCCGCGCTGCCGGCCAACGCCGACCGGGTGCGCCTGGCCCCCACGACGCTTGGGTGGGCGGTCACCACCCAGGGGGACCGGCTGCGGCTGTACGACGACCAGGGGAACCAGATCTTCGAGAGCGCCGACGCGGTGAAGGGGAGCCGGGTGGCCCTGCAGGGCGAGGAACGGATCCGGGACTACCAGGACCAGGACTTCTACCGGGTGCACGGCCGCACCCTCTCGCGCCTCTCCCCGGGGAACGCACCGGAGTTCGTGCTGTTCAAGAACTACGGGAGCCTCTCCCGGGTGTTCCGGCGCATCGCCTCGTACTCCCACGCCCAGCTCCTGGTGTGGCGGTGGGACGGGCTCACCATGGTGCCGGTGGCCGAGGGCCCCAAGGTGCCGGGAGCCCTGGTGGACCTGGACTGGGACCCCGCCTCCCCCGGCCAGCGGGTGTACGCCCTGCTGGTCCAGAGCGAGGGAACCCTGTTCCGGAAGGACCGCCACCGGATCCTGGTGTACGAGTTCCGTTAG
- the radC gene encoding RadC family protein: protein MGSGIRNWPAQDRPREKLLGRGAEALTDPELLAILLRTGTGGESAVDLARRLWADYGGAWHRLAAAAPGELAARPGLGPAKASAVLAALEIGRRMAGRPLTLREPFRASRQVYDHFAPRLRGLPKERFYCLLLDARNRLLREERVSEGTLTQSLVHPREAFRAAVREAASAVIFAHNHPSGDPSPSGDDRELTRRLWEAGRVLGIRVLDHVIVGEGRFYSFADEGEFPPV, encoded by the coding sequence ATGGGATCGGGCATCCGAAACTGGCCGGCCCAGGACCGGCCCCGGGAGAAGCTGCTCGGCCGGGGCGCCGAGGCCCTGACCGACCCGGAACTCCTGGCGATTCTCCTGCGTACCGGCACCGGGGGAGAGAGCGCGGTGGATCTGGCCCGCCGCCTGTGGGCCGACTACGGGGGCGCGTGGCACCGGCTCGCCGCGGCCGCGCCGGGGGAGTTGGCGGCCCGGCCGGGACTGGGGCCGGCCAAGGCCTCTGCCGTGCTCGCGGCCCTCGAGATCGGTCGCCGCATGGCCGGGCGGCCCCTGACCCTGCGGGAGCCGTTCCGGGCGAGCCGCCAGGTGTACGACCACTTCGCCCCCCGGCTGCGCGGGCTTCCCAAGGAGCGGTTCTACTGCCTGCTGCTCGACGCGCGCAACCGGCTGCTGCGGGAGGAGCGGGTGAGCGAGGGCACCCTGACCCAGAGCCTGGTCCATCCCCGGGAGGCGTTTCGGGCGGCGGTGCGCGAGGCCGCGTCTGCCGTGATCTTTGCCCACAACCACCCGAGCGGCGACCCCAGCCCGAGCGGGGACGACCGGGAGCTGACCCGGCGGCTGTGGGAGGCGGGGCGGGTGCTCGGCATCCGGGTGCTCGACCACGTGATCGTTGGGGAGGGGCGTTTCTACAGCTTCGCCGACGAGGGGGAGTTCCCCCCCGTCTGA